The Hippocampus zosterae strain Florida chromosome 2, ASM2543408v3, whole genome shotgun sequence genome contains the following window.
gtgattttaaaatgatttttttttttaatcattggcCATCATCACCGGCGTCATCGCAAGTTGCACCGGCGCGGACTGGCCGCTTGGGGCGCTGTGTGGAAGGGAAGGATACACCTTAAAAATGCCCGGCGGCGGCTTGTCCTTGGGGAGGTTGCTCAGGAGGAACCTGCAGATGTTGAACAGCGTCTCTGGCATCAGGGAACTGAAGGGCTcatcctgaagaaaaaaaaaaaaaaaaaaaaaaagaaaagacgggATGGCTGCTGGTCACTACCGCCGAGTACCAGAAGGTGGCCAGTGTGAGCAAGCCAACGGTGACAAGACGGTAACCAATTTGGAGGTGGTGCGGGCAAGGGGCAAAGCGCTCTCACCGTGTAGCGCTGAATCGGATGGTAGACATGGTAGAGCTCTGCAAGCGTCTGGAAATGTTCAAACTTTGTCAGCATTTCATCTCGCTGGTCTTGGTTTTCTGTTGTTAGGAgacagaatgagagagagagcgaatgAAACGACCAATCCGAGAGGCGTCGGGACGCGGCGGGCCTCACCTCTGGCGATGTCCAGACACTGCATGGAGAGCATCCAGTAGTAGTAGCCGGCGTCATCAAAGCGCCTCTCCACCACCGCGTTGCGGGTCAGCTGCTCCAGCACTCTGACGGCTTCGTTCTGGCGCCCGGCCTTGTGAAACGCTAGGGAGTCAAAACCGGAGCGTCGTGAGCGCCGAGGCCTCATTTCAGCCACGGCCCCGATTGTTGTCGTTTGGCGCCAAAGCTCTCCGCTCAGCGCTAAAGAATTTGCCGCAGGCAAACGGCAacatgtgcgcgcgcgcgctatCGTTAGCTAGCGCCGCTGTCAGAGTCTAATTAGAAGCAGCTTGACGCAACCGCGGCCCGCCGCCAATCCTGCCCGGAAAAAGCGCAGCTGGGGGGGCTGTCGGCTTGTTCAAGGGCTATGCCAAAAACATGCTAACGCGTCCTCGACATCGTTGGGCCCCTCTCTCAGTCCTATCTTGCCGTCGGGCTGGGAAGAGGACAACTCTTTACGCTAACCAAAAGGTGCCCTTTTGAAGCCGTCATTGtacattttgaaagaaaactgTCGGGGGCTTTGCGACCGCCTCGGCGTCAACACGCTCCGTCGTTTCCAGTCAGGCAGCTACGACGGATAAATGGAGTTTTACCTTCCGACCGGATGCGGGAAGTTCACGCGTCTGCTCACCTTTTTGCGCCTCCTCGAAACGGTCGTTCTCAGCCAGCCACTGAGCGTAAGGCACAAAGACGTCGTTTTTGAACTGGGGGTGCTTCTCCGCCAGTGAGAAAGCCTGAGAAGACAAAACGGTGGAGGCGCGaccttgttcaaaaaaaaaaaaaagaaaatcaggcgATGCCAACAATTTGATGTCATATCAAAGTCAGGCGAGGCGCTAAGTTGTGGCGCACGTTTGGCGACGTTCGGTGACGCGTTAAAAGTGGATGCGAGAAGAAAGGGGCCAGACCTCGTCCCAATGCTGGCTTTCCACATGGAGCTGCACCAGGGCCCGCAAGTCGCCCATCTTGGAGTACGTCTCCGAGGCGTAGCCGTGGTGCTTCAGCTTCTTGAAATAGGAGGCGCATTTGGCCAGCGGTTCCCGTTCCGCCTTGTCCAGCTTGCGAGCCAAGTCGATCAGCCTGGAGAAAAGGAGGAAATCAAAATACATCCCAGCTGCAGGAGCTCCATGGGCAGCTTGTGGATGAGGCCTCCGGGTGCCGTCCACAAGAGCCAAACTCCTGTTTTGTGAGGTCACGGCAACGTTAACTCCTTCGctagcagccaattctagaccgagtctgaaaagacgtttcaaaacgtctttgggagtgaatgatccTCCACTCAAAGCAATTTGGCATCGGCGTGACAACGCTGGTAACCGACGGCAACCAACGGCTCCATCCCCGAAGGCACCCACATGTCGGCCCAGCCGTGCTCTCCCAACACGTCGATGGCTTTGAGATTCTCTCCGGCCGAGATGTACATCTCGGCCGCCGCCTGCGGCTCCTTGCTGCACTTGGCCCAGTcggcctgcttggccatcaggATGCGAGACGTCTTTGGGTCCGCCGCCCCGACGTAGTCCTGCAACGTGCAAACAAACGCGCGTCGTCATCTTCAGTGgcgggggggaaaagaaaaaaaatgatcagacCGATCTCGTTTTCCGCCTGGTCTAATCGGAAATGTTTTTCTCCAACACCAAGCGAGCGCCGAGGAATCCGTGGAATACCAGAGGCTCCATTTACAACTCTTGAGCGTTTGAAACAGTCACGTGTGCCTTCGTCACAACGCGGCCGGAAAATTCAagcgcacttgactttggagccaGCCGAGCCTCCTTTCCAGTTGCTCCATAACGCTGCGCCTCGGCCCTTGCCTCGTACTCGTATCAAGAGGGCGCGCGTCACTCCGCTGGCTCCTTTTTTCCAGTTCTTCTCAACATCCTTGAATtgatcttgaaatggcctggccCCACCCGACCTCTTGGTCTGCGGACCGGACACCATTACGGGTCCAGAGAACTAAGCTccgaggggatggagccttttgcGTTGCCGCCCCCTCTCTTTGGGATGAacagagaacccccccccccccacctcgctGGCCATCATTCAAACTCGCCTCGAGACTCGTTTCtattgtttgactttggaatCGTCACGAGACTTGGTTTTTAGGGGGgcgttttttgtgctttttactgtCTGCAGCCGAGCTGGTTTctaagtgctccagaaatagcGTTGCGTCGAGAAAGAATGCGCGTGTAAAAGCACGCCGCGTGCCGTTCGCATGATTTGCGCAGGAAGATTTATGAGGAGACGACGGGGCCGTAAAAAGAGCTCCCACATGGGAAGGTCCGACGCGCTCGCGTGAATGCCGATTGGATCACCTTGGCGTAGTCGAACATGCGCAGGTCAGTGTACATGCCCAAAGCTTTGGGCTCCTGGCCGGTGCGCTTGTAGAGCTTGGCCGCCTCGTGGAATTTCCCCTGGTAGGCGTAGATGTCGGCCAGGAACGAGTCGTTGTCGTTCTCGCCCCTCTTCTTCCTTGCctgacaatcacacacacacacacacacacgcttgagCTCATTCTTTCCAATCTTTTGTGGGCACGTCATGACAATTCATGACACCGAGAATTCGACATTCACGTTATGTGGCACCGAATTTGATCGTGGCGTGCTTCCGTCAGCTTTGGCAAGCGCACAAACGATTAAAAAGAGACTGAAAatgaaagggcggcccggtagtccagtggttagcacgtgggcttcacagtgcagaggtaccgggttcaattccagctccggcctccctgtgtggagtttgcatgttctccccgggcctgcgtgggttttctccgggtgctccggtttcctcccacattccaaaaacatgcgtggcaggctgattgaacactctaaattgtccctagggggcgactgtgagcgtggatggttgttcgtttctgtgtgccctgcaattggctggcaagcggttcagggtgtcccctgcctactgcccgaagacagctgggataggctccagcaccccccgcgacccgagtgaggatcaagcggctcggaagatgaatgaatgaatgaatgaatgaatgaatgaatgaaaatgaaggtGAGCAAAGGAGCGTGTCTTACCTCAATGCTGTCGATGAGCTCCAAGTAGCGAAGGTCTTGTATCCGAATGAAGGCCTGCAACGCAGCCGAGAGGATTTACATGCCACCTGCCGCCACGCGCGCACAAAATGGCGGATCGAACGTTCAAAACAGACACGCGGCTTATGTCGGCGGTTCTCAAACGGGGGTCCGGGAATCCGCCGGGCCTCCCCCCAGACTTGTGGGCCCGCAAAAGCCATTTGCAGGAAATGATGAGGCGGAATCTTTCTGACGTTGGGGGGGGGTAACTTGCCTTCTTGGCAATCTCCAAATCGAGGCCCTCCAGAGCTTCGCTGGCCAGATCCCTCCAATCGCTGTCCGTCACGCCTAAACAGGCGATTTGGTGGGCCTCCTTAAACAGCTTGCGCTCCAGGTACTGGTACATGGGGGCCGACTGGCGGGAGAAGAAAGCGGAAGCCAACGTCAACGCGCGACGGTGGTGGGGCGAGCCTTTTTTTGAGGCGCTCTGGGCGCACCCACCTGAGGGACCTCCACGGCAGACATGGAATagacgtggagacagaagaTTTTGGAGCCGTTGAAGCCCACCATGAAGCCTTGCATCTTCTGCTGGTGGACGGGGAAGTTGCTGGCCTTGATGTTCAGGTAGCCGTTGCCGGAGAAGCACAGCATGGCCTCGCACTGGGTGTTCCAGGCCACGCTGTTAGCATTTGGTTCCTGGAGGGAacgcaaaaagaaacaaagaaacacatctgctcaaaaaaacaaaaaagcggagagatcggtgctgttgaacggtctgcggctggatggatggaggtcttgaggagccgacgatgagaagaaaggagcgttggcgcggagtgccgatgcggatttggagctgggagtcgcggcttggagtttgaagcggattatgtgggacaggagaagtgaactaatctcttttcatcaatggatgctacagctttgtgtttgctttcaaaacttagcttgtagcagacgtgtgcacattttcagcatgacgtctctgatccactggagaaaggacactttgattcgctcctctttcctctcaaactgcttcaaacaacaaagtgcgtgatggaaaagtggttaggactgcacgactgtctgtgtcctatgtgttgtcttgtgttattcttgttattttgacttcaaaatggcgccgcgagagtggctgcctttccagcagctcctatattttgttgttctccttcttcctttcataactttgctgccgtcaattgggaatttctccattgtgagactaataaaggtttttcttatcttatcttatcttaaaaaaagacaagaagacTTGCTGTtggtctgccatttttttttccatcagaaaAATCGACCATTTGAACAGGGGGGTGTCGACACTTTCTATCCCAAGGTAAACACCCGGCGTTGTGTTCTTTCGGTGGGGGAAACGCGGGTGGCCGGCCACCCGCGCCGCTCACCCACCTGAAAAAGCAGTTCTTTGCTGATAATGTCGTAGACCAGGAGAGTGTTGTGCTCGTCCACCACCGCCAGCTTTTTGCGCGAGGCGCTCATGTCCAGGCATCGCACCGACGTCGACAACTTGAGCAGCGTGATGGGAAAGGGGTTGTCCACGAAAATCTTGAGGATCTGCGGGAGAAACGCAGCTCCTGTTGGGCTCCCTGTATTTTCCCCAAAGATGCGGACATACTCACCGCTCCGTTTTTCAAGCCCACCAGGAGGCcctcccggcccggcggcccaccCATGACTTTGATGTAGCGAATGAGAGACTCCATGAGccattctttttctttgacgCTGGCGAAAGACAGACACTGAAGCCGCTTCTCCTGGAAAACACATCGGCGCAAAGTGCTTGGCTTGACATCACGTCACAGTGTGTAAATCACCTGCCTCATTTCCTCCaagcacctttttttctttttttttggccgacCGCTCTTTTATTCAAACAAGAGTACAAACAGGACGCTGGAAAGATAAACAAAAGATTTGCTTTGACGTCGAGGCCGACATCCCACGTGAAAACAGCCCATTTGGAGTGTCGAAAAGCCGTCCAAAGGATCAACCTCCAGCACgcgcaattgtgtgtgtgtgtgtgtgcgaggaaGATGGGAATGATTTAAAAGGAGGTAAGCTACGTGTTATGGCAGCTTCTCCTCAGGACACACAGTGGATGGCCTTCACGTGGTCCTTTGCCTTGACTGACTATTTGGGGGTTGCGACGAGTCGTGGCGAGACGAGGCCCGCGCAATGTTTACCGAGCACCAAATTGCGGGACGCTCGCTCTGCGTCAAATCGCTCGGCAAAAAGAGCCTCCGCGGTCGTACTCGGCGACAAAAGAAACGGCGAAGCCCTTCCATTCCAACCTGACACAGGACAATGTGATTGGAGCAGACCACCAGCAGGTTGCACTCAAACTTCTTGAGGATTTTCTCTTTGATGCGGTAGCGCATGTCCGAAGCGTCCTCGGAGAAAAGCTCGTAGATGATTATCTTCTCGGGCAGCTGGATGGCCAGACGGTTTTTGTAGATGGCGATTTTCTTCACCAGCTCCCcgcacttgatcctcactgaagAAGAAAGCAAGGATAAGAACAAAAAGTTGTTCAcataccgtgtgtgtgtgtgtgtgtgtgtgtgttttatatacatacagtgtgtgtgtatatatatatatatagtatatataaataaaataaccaaaCAAAACCCAAGTTCACCTTtgaaattttgtatttttgtgttttgatgcGTAAACAATGAAATGTGTCCATCAAAGgacaaatgaagcttcatgaagcttcatttagTGCCTTTTGGTGGTCTCCATTGTTGAAACATGTGAAGTGAGCAATAAACAGGCCCATTCCAATGTGGTCAGTGCGATgactgtttggttttgtttgttttgaatgaaatgtttgACGTATGGGGTGGCGAGGCggtcgaccggttagcacgtcgagcTCAGCGCGCAAAGGCGCAGGTTTTGGTTCTGTGGAGTCTgcgtgttctcctcgtgccagCGTGGCTTTTCTGCAGGTCCtcccaaatgacaaaaacaggtgtggcgggctgattgaacactccaaattgtcccgaggtgcaaGCGTGAGCGCGAGCGGTCGTTTGtgtctgcgtgccctgcgatgggctggcaacccctacccggcctactgccccaagacagccgggataggctccggcacgccccgtgacccttctAAGGATCATCCTCGGAAGTCACGCGAGTCCAAATGGCAACCGCGCGCGTTTCATGATTGTCGCGGTGGGTTGCTGGAGCAAAAGCGCACCTTTTCCTTCGGTGATGAGGTGCTGGACAATGACGTCGGTCATGTTGTCTCGATACGCGTAGCGATCCTTGTACAGGCCGTGAACCGTGCTGAAGTTGAGCTGGTAGCAGGCGATCGTGCCGTCTTGGCAGCCCATCACCTGCACAAGACACCACGGCAACGTCGCGCCGCATCTCATTAACACATCCAGGAAAAGACTGCGAGGGTGGGAGAATGTTCCTGTGGTTGGAACATCCACACGCAGGGAAAGCGGGGGATGAAAAAGCCTCACCATAAAATTGGAGTCGGGCTTGACCCGGCAGGCGCACACCCGGGAATTCTGCTCGCCAATGACACCCAGTCGCACGCCGTCTTTGGTGTAGAGGGACGCCTGCTTGTCGGAGCCGCCCATGACGATGTACTCGCCCTTGGAGAAGTAACTGACGCAACACGGGTCGTACGACAGAGTCCGGTCCTTTCCAATCTggcgcagacacaaaaagagacggCTGAAAAGGCACCCCTTTGATttatcatgcacacacacacccccggcCTAGCGTTTTCCACCATCTGGGCCATCGCCGTTCGCAGTCAACACCACATCCGACCAACCTTTGAAGAGTCGCTTTAAAAGATCACGTTGGAGAAAAATAACAAAGG
Protein-coding sequences here:
- the LOC127594388 gene encoding intraflagellar transport protein 122 homolog: MRAVLVWKETTRQHCVYDLAFKPDGTQVVVAAGLHVLVYDASDGTIIQPLKGHKDVVYCVAYAKDGKRFASGSADKSIIIWTSKLEGILKYTHYDSIQCVAYNPVTHQLASCSSGDFGLWSPEQKSVNKHKVSSKITCCGWTNDGQYLALGMMNGVVSIRNKNGEEKVKIERPGSCAAPVWSIAWNPSKDEQHDVLAVADWGQKLSFYQLSGKQIGKDRTLSYDPCCVSYFSKGEYIVMGGSDKQASLYTKDGVRLGVIGEQNSRVCACRVKPDSNFMVMGCQDGTIACYQLNFSTVHGLYKDRYAYRDNMTDVIVQHLITEGKVRIKCGELVKKIAIYKNRLAIQLPEKIIIYELFSEDASDMRYRIKEKILKKFECNLLVVCSNHIVLCQEKRLQCLSFASVKEKEWLMESLIRYIKVMGGPPGREGLLVGLKNGAILKIFVDNPFPITLLKLSTSVRCLDMSASRKKLAVVDEHNTLLVYDIISKELLFQEPNANSVAWNTQCEAMLCFSGNGYLNIKASNFPVHQQKMQGFMVGFNGSKIFCLHVYSMSAVEVPQSAPMYQYLERKLFKEAHQIACLGVTDSDWRDLASEALEGLDLEIAKKAFIRIQDLRYLELIDSIEARKKRGENDNDSFLADIYAYQGKFHEAAKLYKRTGQEPKALGMYTDLRMFDYAKDYVGAADPKTSRILMAKQADWAKCSKEPQAAAEMYISAGENLKAIDVLGEHGWADMLIDLARKLDKAEREPLAKCASYFKKLKHHGYASETYSKMGDLRALVQLHVESQHWDEAFSLAEKHPQFKNDVFVPYAQWLAENDRFEEAQKAFHKAGRQNEAVRVLEQLTRNAVVERRFDDAGYYYWMLSMQCLDIARENQDQRDEMLTKFEHFQTLAELYHVYHPIQRYTDEPFSSLMPETLFNICRFLLSNLPKDKPPPGIFKVNTLYALAKQSRKLGAYKLARLCYEKLQKLHIPSRFQECIELDSLTIRAKPFHDSEELTEALMCYRCSNKPLLNNQGTACLNCKQPFIYSASSYEVLPLVQFYLEEGVGDEEAVSLIDLEVPHAERSDAPWRHLDNDAQVLKMDDGLEDAEEDPFTPKMIFEQGGSHFVPVKVNRSVLRSMSRRDVLIKRWPAPLKWEYFRSLLPDVSITMCPACFKMFHSEDYELLLLQHNRCPFCRRPIDEPN